The Elaeis guineensis isolate ETL-2024a chromosome 5, EG11, whole genome shotgun sequence DNA segment AATTTCAGTGCCCTCTTCTTGACTTGAGTCTGAGAGACTTCCTACCGTACAGTGGCCACAAGGAAGTCCTGCATTTCTTCTggcaatataatttttaatagtttTTGCACTTTATACCTTATAATGCTACTCTTAGCTTCCTCTGGTATGATCATTCATCCACCTGGGCAGAGCAGGCCGCACTTGCCAGCATTGTCAGATCTCAATGGAAATTCAATTTTGGCCTAGATGTAGAGGAGCGAATATGAGTTGGAAACATCTTTTTCTTGATAATAGACTCATCCAACGATTAGAATATAGATATGTATGAAAATGTTGAATAAAGATGTTGATTTAAAGATGCAAGACATTGGATGAGTTTAAGACATTATCATCATTCCAATTGAGTCATTTTTTGAGTGGGACAAAATATGTGCTTGTGGGAACTGTCCTAAGATGATTTAGATGATACAATCAATAGCAGAACCAAGTGCAGAAGTGGAATATTTAAAACAGATCAGTTCACTGACTGGTATTACTATTAGGTTGCATGTTGTATCACATGTTATGCATTAAGAGTTTGGAAATTTGATATAAACAATAAAATCTCGTATGTGAATAGACAAGTTGAGGTTGGGTTTGGCTCAACCAAAACCAACCATGTTAGGTCTTGAGCCTAATCTTAATTTAGTCTGACCCATTAAGGAATCAACCTTGCAACCATACCCTGACTAGATCCAAAGAAAGGTTGCACGGTAACCTAATTAAATCCAATGACAGAAGGGGGCTGGTGAGTGTAGGTCTTTATAATGGAAGGAGTTAGCAAGATACAGCTTTGGGCAAGAAATTCAATGCCATTGGAGACTTGGAATAAAAAACATCCTttacaattcaaattagattttttgcTAACTTCTTAAGCCATCACATCCACCCATGAGGACTGCTACGTTGCCATCCTCACTTGCTCTTCAAGAGGAAAAGTAAGCTAGCACTAGGAAACAGACCAAATCGGCTGGGATTTCTATTAATGATGCCACCAACCTAACCATTCAATGCAATTTGGATCCAATTGGTCAGCCAGGTTGACCTGGTTGCGATCTAAACTCATTGGCATCCCAACTTGTATAAATCAGTCTTGATAGTGAACATCACATGCACTGAATTTAGACGGAACGCTGCTTTAATTTGACTCCTGATGTTAAGATTTCTTTTGAGGTGCATATTTTTTCGATAGTTCAATAAGATGAATCCTTTTAAGATGGCTCATTTTACCTTCTTCTGAGTAGATCTTCCATCTGACAAGGAGCCCCTTGACTGGAATACACGGATGAAGATAGCAGCTGGTGCAGCTAAAGGATTGGAATACCTGCATGATAAGGCAAATCCTCCAGTAATTTACCGAGATTTCAAATCATCTAACATCCTTCTTGGAGAAGGATATCACCCAAAACTGTCAGACTTTGGGCTTGCAAAACTTGGTCCTGTAGGTGACAAGACTCATGTCTCAACAAGGGTGATGGGAACATATGGTTATTGCGCTCCTGAGTATGCTATGACTGGACAACTTACAGTGAAATCTGATGTCTACAGTTTTGGTGTTGTCTTCCTTGAACTAATTACAGGGCGTAAAGCAATCGACAACACTCGGCCTGCTGGGGAGCAAAATCTGGTGGCATGGGTAGGTTGctcttatatttttatcaaaaaattatatgtgtGGACGTATGTGACTTTGCTTCTAGCAAAAGGCGAGGGTATCTACTCTTTAGAATCAATAATGGAAACTAAAAATCACATGTTGTGGTAGTCTCTAACCTATGCATCTAGTGGGTGTAAAAAAAAATGATTAGTTAAAATAATGTGAGATGATGCTTTTCTATGATCTAAGTATTAAAATGTAtttgttttcaatctttctatatTTTAACATGTACAAATCATGATCAATAAGATGGATTCTCAATTTAAATACTTTGTCTTGTATTTTAGCAGACTGGCACAATGAAAATCATCCATTTGGTTGGAATATGCATAGGTCAAAGAAACAGGTGATATTTGGTTTATACGCATTTTTAATACTATACATCATGCTCGTTGGTATAGAACTTTGATTTAATGCTCGATTGTCAAATTCGGAATTGAGAGGTGTATGTACCTCCTCCTCTCGAGTGGAGCATAGTTCATGATATATGTACGTACCCCAACTTTTTCAGAACAGGTCCGAGTCAAATAGCAATGCTTTGAAGCACTTCTTTTTACGTTACGTTATTTCAGAAACCTAAGGACTCCATCGTATGGACATGTAAAATATAGGATTTTCAATCCTAATAGGAAAAGAGGGAGGGGGGATATATACCCAATTTAAAGTGAGCAAATATAATTCCATACTCGATCTCATAGATACATATAAAATTCTGTGGAAAGCTGTATTCAATGAAAGTCATATGCAGGGCTCGGAGGGAGATCTTTCATATCTTTTGATACATGCACACACATGCATACGTTCATACATGCGTATGTATATGCATGGCTTGAGCTAAATTACTATTAAGTAACCTTAATACAAGGATTTCTACAAATCAAGTACATGAAGATTATTTTTAGAATTCTATTTCTCATCTTTATGTCCATAATACTCTTGAACTATATTTGCTATATTCGAAGAAAGGAATCAATATGTTTCATTTGTTATTTGATAGAAATCATCTTCTTTTTGTACTTATCTGCAGGCTCGACCATTATTTAAAGACCGAAGAAAATTTCCCAAAATGGCTGACCCGTTGCTACAAGGCCATTACCCAGTGAGAGGCCTATACCAGGCCCTGGCTGTTGCAGCAATGTGCTTACAGGAGCAAGCGGCAACTAGACCTCTTATAGGAGATGTTGTGACTGCACTTTCATATCTTGCTTCACAAGGTTATGACCCGAATGCTCCTGCTCAAAATAATAAAGTTGGTCCATCTACTCCTAGGGCTAGGGACGACCGAAAAAGCCTTGGTGGTGGGAGCCATCAACATGGTGTTCAATCACCACATAGAAATTCTCCTGACTTCAGGCAGAGGGATCTTATCCGAGGAGCAAGCTATGGAGCAGATATTGGCAGAGGTGGTGCCGGTGGTGGCTCTGGACGGACATGGGGGTTGGATGAGTTAGAGACAGAGGTATCTCAGAAGGACAGCCCAGTTGACATCGGAAAGGAAAGGGAAACCCCAAAGAATGTCCACCGAGATTTCAATAGAGAGCGTGCTGTTGCCGAGGCTAAAGTATGGGGTGAAAATTGGAGAGAGAGAAAGCGGACATATGCACAGGGTAGCTTCGATAGCACAAACGAGTAGCTGAGAGGTGGTTCCAGACAACCCTTTACAGGGTGCATTTGATCTTTGTTGGTCTTATAGCAGAAATGCATGTATAGGTCAGCACTCTGTGGATCAGAAGGCATCATCTACACCATCTTGGTTCCATGTTCTCTCTGTGAACAAGATTGATGTTCTCTGTCATGAGTGCTGCTCCTTTTGTAATTTTTCGGTGGAGAATCAGGTCAGATGCCTCTCCAGGTATTTCCTGGATGGATGTAAAGTGTTTTATGAGTGGAAGCCTTGTCATTTCTCTGTGATGAAAACCAAAGATAAAAAAATGCATCGAAAATATAGAATTGCATTCCAGAGCAAAAACATGTAGCCTAGCACTGGTATGTTTTATGTGCAATTTGTTGCACTTTGTATTTAGGGCATTTCGAGCCTAAAGTACAAGAAACGAttgtcataatttttgtccatAGAGTTGAATCGGAGTTTCCTTTGGTAATACCTATATTTCATATGACTACCTTACGTCATTTTTGTGTCATGATTCTAAGCATTGACGAACATTGGCCGTGATCAGTTGATGTTCTCTCTTGATTTCTAGGTTTGCATTTTAGTGATGTGCTACTTTTTTTGACCTGTATCTGATCAGTGTGCTTGACTGTGGTTCTGATGTTCATGATCATATCCTGttatagaattatatattgagatAAAGTTCAGCTATTATGTTCCAGATACTGCTGTTCATGCAATTTCCTCAGGCACCTTATCAGTTCAGCAGTTTCCACTTCTTCATTTGCCTTTTTAAACCCTTGCTCGCTGAACTTAATGTCATGAATTTCGAATCACAAGCCAATTAAGATGGGCATGTAGGAGTTTTCTATGTTAGCCTTCAGCAACGCCAGTCTCAGTTGCTAATGTTCATTTATGCATGTAATTAGGTGTCATTTAGTATATTTTTTTAGTGCTTTACAGTACTTGCATGGCTTCAAGGTTTACAGTTGATGGACAAGAAAGCTCATGTCTCTGTGAGTGTGATGGCAGGCCTGTTCGTAGTAAATGTGCTGGCTAATAGACTGATGTTGATTACTCAAAATCATCGCAGCTGATTTAGTCTGATCCAAGGCGAGGGATGAACTGATGAGTACCTGAAAGCAATCAATGTGAGCTTTTGACTTCGATGTAATCTTTTGGCTTTCAACTCTATGTGCAAATTCAAGAATCTAGATTAACATTCTctgttaaaatattaaataaactgCCTTACAAGTAAATAAGAAAACATGCTTTTTGGCAGCACGAATAACGATTACAAAATTATACAAACTCCAGAGTTCAATCTATTCATGGTTCAACGGCTGTAGTTTTCTATTAATGTTGACATTAAAGATCGGTTTATTTCCAATAAGTTTTTTAAGGAATTATATTGCATCTATTGAAATCTAGTTGTTCAGTCTTTCCACCCATGTTTGTATTAAAAGAAACTGGGACTCTGAGCTTGTTTCGTTTAGTTGTTAATTAAGTGTAAATAAGCTTCTGGCCAGGCCTGAGCTGCTCAAGTCCTGTTATCTCCCAAGTGGAGAGGAATGAAAGCCAGGATATGAACACTGGTAATACGGGTGAATGCCATGTATCCTTAACTCTCGCAACATTTACAAAACATTCTGTAGTGCAGAAGTGAAATTTTATATGGAGTGCAGCAGTTGCCAATCAAAAAGGGACTATGACTGCCGATGATAACTCGTAGCTCGGCTGGTTGGTACTTCTCTCCATGAACAAGATGAGTGTAATGGTGAACATGCATGCTTGAGAGCATGATGCCGAGCTTGAGATGAAGTTGAGCGTGTTCTATGTATAGCATTCATTCCCCAATTTGGAGAGGGAACAGTGCATTTAAGCATTTGATCTCCCACACACATCCCCATCTGCCCCTCCCTTGATTGATTGCACTTGTGGCGACCTAAACTGCTTCATTCCCGGAACACTCCAACAACTCCAGAACAGGGTTAAGTTGCTAATTTTTAGCAAAAATGCCTAATTTCCTTGACATTTTCCTTTGAAAATTGACCGTAAAACTGGCTGGCTTATTGATTGATGAGAATGAACTGGTACTGGGGTTTCTTTGGTCAATATTATTAAATGTTTTCATTTTGGAGAAGATGGCAACAAGAAAGAATGTACGTGAATGAGGAAGCATTACTGCTTG contains these protein-coding regions:
- the LOC140858140 gene encoding receptor-like cytoplasmic kinase 185 (The sequence of the model RefSeq protein was modified relative to this genomic sequence to represent the inferred CDS: added 537 bases not found in genome assembly) — its product is MGCFPCFGSPEKEEEKKGEVKGGGDFMKETPAAHHAARVSSDKSKSRRGSESKKEASMLKEGNSAHIAAQTFTFRELAAVTKNFRPDCLVGEGGFGRVYKGRLENGQVVAVKQLDRNGLQGNREFLVEVLMLSLLHHPNLVNLIGYCADGDQRLLVYEFMPLGSLEDHLHDIPPDKEPLDWNTRMKIAAGAAKGLEYLHDKANPPVIYRDFKSSNILLGEGYHPKLSDFGLAKLGPVGDKTHVSTRVMGTYGYCAPEYAMTGQLTVKSDVYSFGVVFLELITGRKAIDNTRPAGEQNLVAWARPLFKDRRKFPKMADPLLQGHYPVRGLYQALAVAAMCLQEQAATRPLIGDVVTALSYLASQGYDPNAPAQNNKVGPSTPRARDDRKSLGGGSHQHGVQSPHRNSPDFRQRDLIRGASYGADIGRGGAGGGSGRTWGLDELETEVSQKDSPVDIGKERETPKNVHRDFNRERAVAEAKVWGENWRERKRTYAQGSFDSTNE